The genomic interval GCAGTTTGCCAAGAACTTAACAAAAATTGGAAATGCTAAAGCCAGACAGATATTGAACAAAAACAttataagaaagaaaatatcaaCAAGACACTTCAGCAAAATTCACTTCCTTATGATTTCAATAAGTTGAACAGATGAAACAAGTGAACAACCACTTATAAGTCTCCTAAAAAATCCAAACATTATGAACTAAACCAATACTGCTACTTATTTGCCACTTTAACTGAAGAAATCAAGGAGCTAGCCTGAGAGGGTCACGTGGGAATAGGGATGTTTTGCGGATGTTGTTCAGACCACAGAAGAGCATCACAACACGCTCCAGCCCTACTCCAAATCCACCATGGAGAGGTGCACCATATCTGTAAAAGCCAACAAGTTGATTAATAGTCCAGAATAAGAACATATTTGTCGCACTATACATAACTGACAGCATCATTAACAAAGAACATTTGAGTGCAGACACTAAAGATAGATAGGAACAATGGTAAATCATCTGCACAAACTACGAACTAGTTCAGACATGGCTGCTACATTATCTGGGGGAGAAGGGTTGCTAACATTTCACATGAAACATACAAAAGCAAAAAGATTAGACTACCTGAAGGAATCTATATATGTTGATATAGTCTTGACATCTATTCCACGTGCTTCAGCACGTTCAGCTAGGAACTCTGGTACATGAATACGTTGTGCACCTGATATAATCTCCTCACCTAAGGAATGAAAAAAGATATATTAAGATATGATTTATGTGAGACCAATTCAGTACATCTTGGTTTTAAACAAAGAACCTGAGATCTATTCAACCAAAGCTATAAGGAAAGCATAGTATGTCAAACAAAGTAGATAGCATCATTGATCATTTACCTCGAATGAAGACATCAAATGAATTACTGTACTCCTGATTGTCATAGCAAGGCATGGTATAGAAAGGCCTCACAGCCAATGGATAGCGGTGCAGTATGTAAAACTCAGTGCCATATCTGGGATAGCAAGTACAATCAAGTTCATTAATGGTAACTATAACACTATAAGTTTGAAGCAAACAAATCATCGAAGTTAAAATTACTTTTCCAAGACTAGTTGGCCCAGTTTCCTCTCTGCTTCAGTATTCAGGTCACCCATCGGATCAACTTCAACACCAGCATCCTACACAAACAGGTCAAACTTAAAGTTATACAAGCAGGTTATGTAACTTTAACCATGACCAACTCTATAACCATCCAAAAAACAATCACAACATAGCCACCAATAAAGAGCTATCATTCCTATCAATCTATCATCAATCTTTAAGGACTGAATGTGCCTACATAATTTTGTCTCCAATAAGGCAATTGTATAAAAGTCTACTACCATGTTTTTCAATGTGAGCTGGtcacaaaatgaaaataaaaagaatttgcccgagagagagagagagagagagagagagacctttAGCATTTGAACACCTTCCGCAAAAGTGAGACGTAGAGTCTCAGGCAAGTACtgcaaattaagaaaaaataaagaatcaGAAACCAAACACATGACAGAGAACTTATTTGTGGTCAGAACTCACAATAATACCACTTCAAACTAATCTCAatcaaaaatttaaaagagCATAACCTTTAGTGGTTCGAAGGGATACTGCCTCCTTACAGCTTCAAGTTCCTTCTCACAATTCTTGTGCAGATAGTCAAACATAGTAACAAATAACTTGTCAACGACATCCATAACCTGCACCAAAAACCATTAGATGTTCATAAGTCACAACAGTAACTATATTCAGGTTCTGatcattaaaagaaaaaaagcacAAACATGCTAATATATTACCTCAAAATAGTTCCACTTAAGTTCCATCTCAATATCAAGACCAGTGAACTCGCACAGATGCCTATGTGTGAAGGAGTCCTCAGCTCTGAAAACGGGACCAATCTCAAAGATACGACCAAAGTCACCACAGATGGCCATCTGCTTGGCGAGCTGCGGTGACTGCGCGAGGCAGGCAGGTTGCCCCTTGTAGTCCAGTTTAAACACTGAAGCCCCACCTTCACTGGAACCAGCAATCAACTTAGGGGAGTGGATTTCAAAAAACCCTTCGGAGAGCAAGAATTGTCTGAAGATCTGCATTAGCATGCAGCCAATTAGAAATACAC from Argentina anserina chromosome 2, drPotAnse1.1, whole genome shotgun sequence carries:
- the LOC126784994 gene encoding aspartate--tRNA ligase 2, cytoplasmic codes for the protein MSSEPLPASELSPKPENGANGENGDSVSKKAAKKEAAKQEKLRRRQEQEEAAAAARAQSDEPADPLAGNYGDLPLIELQSMKIADVKNWTEVGALTKALKDQKVQIRGRAQTIRAVGKNMAFLVVREKGFTVQCVATVQPEIVSRQMVKYVAALSRESVIDIEGVVSVPEQPIKGASQQVEVQVRKLYCVSRAAVLPINVEDAARSDAEIERASQAGEQLVRVNQDTRLNNRVIDIRTPANQGIFRIQSHVGLIFRQFLLSEGFFEIHSPKLIAGSSEGGASVFKLDYKGQPACLAQSPQLAKQMAICGDFGRIFEIGPVFRAEDSFTHRHLCEFTGLDIEMELKWNYFEVMDVVDKLFVTMFDYLHKNCEKELEAVRRQYPFEPLKYLPETLRLTFAEGVQMLKDAGVEVDPMGDLNTEAERKLGQLVLEKYGTEFYILHRYPLAVRPFYTMPCYDNQEYSNSFDVFIRGEEIISGAQRIHVPEFLAERAEARGIDVKTISTYIDSFRYGAPLHGGFGVGLERVVMLFCGLNNIRKTSLFPRDPLRLAP